A stretch of the Polyangiaceae bacterium genome encodes the following:
- a CDS encoding AAA family ATPase yields MTETKFPSFNEFIEPLLRVLAEHPEGLSRQDATELVAGRKGLSEADRAILVPSGTVLAYKHRVGWAHDSLKRARLSHSPKQGFWQLTSAGVEYAARYPALNAEQIRELAHAYRERSASGTAEEDDDDLPPPGSARSGAGFRAGGKQIEQANVQALGIVRQILEATSPSELKIRGKTVTLSEHPAQASSRWPTIAGLVEAEHGPWPSTRVWTCEWEGGHVEFALAAAKTNAHKTAPKGVGFRLRADDLELIWVDVAAYIRRPSKEDVARVRADFALKKHVADRSNNPNTVMTEAIGDLLREHGIEPTKSSIDAVNIRKDSGEFTPPPEEALRRLLILGLLKLDFFHSSPGQVAQRGKPLIDLTELGFAKEEAEDVEGDEAPDDLPPEDLPLNLILFGPPGTGKTFEIQRSYEPKFRDAEDTNCRFITFHQSYTYEDFIEGIRPSLTNDEHTNLRYELTEGIFLKCANEALRLAEFNGSMTDFCRLSTAERRNYFEKATPYALFIDEINRGNVSRVFGELITLLEEDKRLGEKNEIIVELPYSHTLFGVPANLHLIGTMNTADRSVEALDTALRRRFKFRELPPKPSLLHFEIEGVRVDELLATINRRIEKLRDRDHALGHAYFMSLKDVDATLDDLKAVFRDSILPLLQEYFFGDFGRIGLILGPKFVKRVVANDVTFAKFEHEDAEALMDRTVYEFAKVEDLTADDFKSIYA; encoded by the coding sequence ATGACTGAAACGAAGTTTCCCTCCTTCAACGAATTCATCGAACCCCTGCTGCGCGTGCTCGCAGAACACCCCGAGGGGCTCTCGCGCCAGGACGCAACGGAGCTAGTCGCCGGGCGTAAGGGGCTCAGTGAGGCAGATCGCGCTATCCTAGTTCCGAGCGGAACAGTACTCGCATACAAGCACCGAGTCGGGTGGGCTCACGACTCGTTGAAACGGGCGCGCCTTTCGCACTCACCAAAGCAAGGCTTCTGGCAGCTCACATCGGCAGGGGTGGAGTACGCAGCGCGGTATCCCGCTCTGAACGCGGAGCAGATCCGGGAGCTCGCACATGCTTACCGAGAGCGATCTGCTTCTGGCACAGCCGAGGAAGACGATGACGACCTGCCCCCGCCCGGCTCCGCACGATCCGGTGCAGGCTTTCGGGCTGGTGGTAAGCAGATCGAACAAGCAAACGTCCAGGCGCTCGGCATTGTCCGACAGATCCTCGAGGCAACGTCGCCGTCGGAACTGAAGATTCGCGGCAAGACGGTGACGCTGAGCGAGCACCCTGCACAGGCGAGCTCTCGCTGGCCAACGATTGCCGGTCTGGTTGAGGCCGAACACGGTCCGTGGCCATCCACCCGAGTGTGGACCTGCGAATGGGAGGGAGGCCACGTTGAGTTCGCGCTGGCAGCCGCCAAGACCAATGCGCACAAAACGGCTCCGAAGGGTGTCGGTTTTCGACTGCGTGCGGACGATCTCGAACTGATCTGGGTCGATGTTGCAGCTTACATCCGGCGGCCTTCGAAAGAGGATGTCGCACGGGTGCGCGCAGACTTCGCCCTCAAGAAGCACGTCGCCGACAGGTCGAACAACCCGAATACCGTGATGACGGAGGCAATCGGTGACCTGCTGCGAGAGCACGGCATCGAGCCGACGAAGAGCAGCATCGACGCTGTGAATATCCGCAAGGATTCTGGCGAGTTCACGCCACCCCCGGAAGAAGCCCTCCGCCGCCTGCTCATCCTCGGCCTGCTCAAGCTCGACTTCTTCCATTCTTCGCCTGGCCAAGTCGCCCAGCGCGGAAAGCCGCTCATCGACTTGACGGAGCTTGGCTTCGCCAAGGAAGAAGCTGAAGACGTGGAGGGCGATGAAGCGCCGGACGACCTCCCCCCCGAAGATCTTCCGCTGAACTTGATCTTGTTCGGCCCTCCCGGCACCGGCAAGACGTTCGAGATCCAACGTAGTTACGAACCCAAGTTCCGGGACGCAGAGGACACCAACTGCCGCTTCATCACGTTTCATCAGTCGTACACCTACGAAGACTTCATCGAAGGCATTCGCCCAAGCCTGACCAACGACGAACACACGAACCTGCGCTACGAACTAACCGAGGGCATCTTCCTCAAGTGCGCCAACGAAGCTTTGAGGCTTGCAGAGTTCAATGGGTCGATGACCGACTTCTGCCGCCTGAGCACCGCGGAGCGGCGCAACTACTTCGAGAAGGCCACGCCCTACGCGCTGTTCATCGACGAGATCAACCGCGGCAACGTCTCTCGGGTCTTCGGTGAGTTGATCACGTTGCTCGAGGAGGACAAGCGCCTCGGGGAAAAGAACGAGATCATCGTCGAGTTGCCGTACTCGCACACCCTGTTCGGGGTGCCCGCGAACTTGCACCTGATTGGCACGATGAACACGGCGGACCGGAGTGTGGAAGCGCTGGACACTGCTCTGCGGAGGCGCTTCAAGTTCCGCGAGCTACCTCCCAAGCCGTCTCTGTTGCACTTCGAGATCGAGGGGGTGAGGGTGGATGAACTGCTCGCCACCATCAATCGCCGCATCGAGAAGCTGCGCGACCGCGACCACGCGCTGGGCCATGCGTACTTCATGTCCTTGAAGGACGTCGACGCCACGCTCGACGATCTGAAGGCTGTGTTCAGGGACTCGATCTTGCCGTTGCTCCAGGAGTACTTCTTCGGCGACTTCGGCCGCATCGGGCTCATCCTGGGACCGAAGTTCGTGAAGCGCGTCGTGGCCAACGATGTGACCTTCGCCAAGTTCGAGCACGAAGACGCGGAAGCGCTCATGGACCGCACCGTGTACGAGTTCGCGAAGGTCGAAGACCTCACCGCAGACGACTTCAAGAGCATCTACGCGTAA
- a CDS encoding nucleotidyltransferase domain-containing protein has protein sequence MSAPAQAAVTPPLDELLRSLPPVARAELAWLPMEFRAAIVQPLRQAQPEEFLETFSGVIEPGLRFMLRAARAVSPLLSQWDGWKHRFGENLDASLRDIGDRLEGTDLGAADALREAYAWLVAVFGAAAQAIASEIELSEINLEPNEEELQLELAGPAGSFTRGMLLTMSAYEALLMGGVPPAIRLWSEEARREVHLAANLLRSVGLAVPSSLPAHIEMQPWRRRRRGVLFRPWLLPPGTKQLLWSVLKPKQVWLFGSRAKGTYAPGSDWDVLAVVSDDTDVENLLRDPVVSMLRRRNVDLIVATESEFEEGKEAFGSLANIAVSEGIRVQ, from the coding sequence ATGTCGGCACCGGCCCAAGCTGCTGTTACGCCGCCTCTGGATGAGCTTCTGAGGTCCCTGCCGCCCGTGGCGCGCGCAGAGCTTGCGTGGCTGCCCATGGAGTTTCGAGCGGCAATCGTGCAGCCGCTTCGGCAAGCTCAGCCTGAGGAGTTCCTGGAGACTTTCTCCGGCGTAATCGAGCCCGGACTGCGCTTCATGCTCAGGGCCGCGCGAGCGGTGTCGCCGTTGCTCTCGCAATGGGACGGCTGGAAACATCGCTTTGGTGAGAACCTCGATGCGTCCCTGCGGGACATTGGGGATCGCCTGGAGGGCACCGACCTGGGCGCCGCAGACGCTTTGCGTGAGGCGTACGCTTGGCTGGTTGCGGTATTTGGGGCGGCGGCGCAAGCGATTGCCTCGGAGATCGAGCTCTCCGAGATCAATCTCGAACCCAACGAGGAAGAGCTGCAGCTGGAGCTGGCTGGACCGGCCGGCTCGTTCACCCGTGGCATGTTGCTGACCATGTCAGCGTACGAAGCGTTGTTGATGGGCGGAGTGCCTCCGGCCATTCGATTGTGGAGCGAGGAGGCGCGCCGCGAAGTGCACCTGGCGGCGAATCTGCTTAGGTCCGTCGGGCTCGCGGTGCCGTCCAGTTTGCCTGCGCACATCGAAATGCAGCCCTGGAGGCGTCGCCGACGTGGGGTGCTTTTTCGTCCCTGGCTGCTGCCACCAGGAACTAAGCAACTCTTGTGGAGCGTGCTCAAGCCGAAGCAAGTGTGGCTCTTCGGGAGCCGGGCCAAGGGTACTTACGCACCCGGCAGTGACTGGGACGTCTTGGCAGTGGTGAGCGACGACACGGACGTCGAGAATCTGTTGCGTGATCCCGTGGTCTCCATGCTGCGCCGACGGAACGTCGATCTCATTGTCGCCACCGAGTCGGAGTTTGAAGAGGGGAAAGAGGCGTTCGGGAGCCTGGCGAATATCGCTGTTTCCGAGGGGATCAGGGTTCAGTGA